The following nucleotide sequence is from Micromonospora sp. WMMD1120.
GCTGGTCGCGTACACCCGCTTGCCCATCGCGACGGCGAGCGCGACGGCCGCGGTCGCCACGCCGCCGCCCGCGCCCTGCACCAGCACGCTGTCGGCGTCCGCGACGCGGCCCTTGGTGGTCAGCATCCGCCAGGCGGTCAGCCAGGCCGTGGGCAGGCACGCCGCGTCGGTCGCCGCCATGCCGTCGGGCAGTGGGATCAGGTTCGACCGGGGTACGGCGACCCGCTCGGCGAGCGTCCCGGGGAAGTGCTCGGAGAGGATGGAGACGCCGCGCGGGTCGCCCGGGGTGACGACCACCGGGTACACCACCACGGGGCGTCCGTCCGGGTCCTCGCCGACCGCGTCGCATCCCAGGATCATCGGCAGTTGCGCCTCGGTGAGACCCACCCCGCGCAGTGACCAGAGGTCGTGGTGGTTGAGCGAGGTGGCCCGCACCCGGACGGTCACCCAGTCGTCGGCCGGCGGGGTCGGCTCCGGCCGCTCGCCGACGGTGAGCGCGGCGAGCGGGTCGGCGTCGTCGAAGTGGGAGGCGAAGGCAGCACGCATGATCGGCACGGTAACAAGCTGAGCGCCCGTTAAGAAGTGGCGTGACTACCGGCGGGCCACGCCGTCGCGCCGGGCGGCTTCGGCGACCGCCTCGGCGACGGCGGGCGCGACGCGCGGGTCGAGCGGCGACGGGACGATCGCGTCGGCGGTCAGCGACTCGGCCACCACACCGGCGATGGCGTCCGCGGCGGCGACCTTCATCGCATCGGTGATCCGGGTGGCGCCGGCGTCGAGCGCGCCACGGAACACGCCGGGGAAGGCGAGCACGTTGTTGATCTGGTTGGGGTAGTCGCTGCGCCCGGTGGCGACCACCGCCACGTGCCGGGCGGCCACCTCGGGGTGCACCTCCGGGGTCGGGTTGGCCAGCGCGAACACGATGCCGTCGGGTGCCATGCCGGCCACCGCCGCCTCCGGGATCTGCCCACCCGAGACGCCGATCAGCACGTCCGCGTCGCGCAGCGCCTCGGTGATGTCGCCGTGCCGGCCGTCGGCGTTGGTGCTCGCCGCCAGCTCGGCCTTGGTGCCGGTCAGCTCGGTGCGGTGCCGACCGATGATCCCCCTGGAGTCGCAGACCACCACCCGGTCGCTGTCGACACCCCCGGCGACGAGCATCTTCGTCACCGCCACCCCCGCCGCGCCCGCGCCGCTCACCGCGACCCGCAGGTCGCCGAGCTTGCGGTTGAGCAGCGTCGCCGCGTTGCGCAGCGCGGCGAGCACCACGATCGCCGTGCCGTGCTGGTCGTCGTGGAAGACCGGGATGTCCAGCGCCTCGTCGAGCCGGCGCTCGATCTCGAAGCAGCGCGGCGCGCTGATGTCCTCCAGGTTGATGCCACCGAACGAGGGGGCCAGCGCGCGGACCACTGCGACGATCTCGTCCACGTCCTGGGTGTCCAGGCACACCGGCACGGCGTCCACCCCGCCGAACTGCTTGAACAGCACCGCCTTGCCCTCCATCACCGGCAGCGCGCCGCGCGGGCCGATGTTGCCGAGCCCGAGCACCGCGGAGCCGTCGGTGACCACCGCGACCGTGTGCGACACCCAGGTGTAGTCGTCCACCAGGGCGGGGTCGGCGGCGATCGCCTCGCACACCCGGGCCACCCCCGGGGTGTACGCCAGGGAGAGGTCCTCCCGACTGGTGAGCGGGACGGTGGAGGTGACGGCCATCTTGCCGCCTTGGTGCAGCACGAAAACGGGATCAGCGGGGTCCACGGTGGACGAAGACATGATGGTGACTCCAGGATCTGTCGAGCAGATGTGAGGCGGCGGGCCCGGCCGCGAGGTGGGCGGCGAGCGGTGGCACGCGGCGCGGGGGGTCACCCGGCACCTCCGAGCATAGTGTCGGCGCTACTCCCCGGATGTGAGCAGGGTCATAACTGCCGGCGAGGCACCCGTCC
It contains:
- a CDS encoding zinc-binding dehydrogenase — protein: MPIMRAAFASHFDDADPLAALTVGERPEPTPPADDWVTVRVRATSLNHHDLWSLRGVGLTEAQLPMILGCDAVGEDPDGRPVVVYPVVVTPGDPRGVSILSEHFPGTLAERVAVPRSNLIPLPDGMAATDAACLPTAWLTAWRMLTTKGRVADADSVLVQGAGGGVATAAVALAVAMGKRVYATSRDAAKRDRISALGATAVEPGARLPERVDVVIETVGAATFDHSLKSAAPMARIVVSGATAGHQPAVNLRRVFAMQLEILGTSMGTPGELYELLEFCSDNEVRPVVDSVVGFSRVEDAFARLHSGDAFGKIVIDHDA
- a CDS encoding NADP-dependent malic enzyme, producing MSSSTVDPADPVFVLHQGGKMAVTSTVPLTSREDLSLAYTPGVARVCEAIAADPALVDDYTWVSHTVAVVTDGSAVLGLGNIGPRGALPVMEGKAVLFKQFGGVDAVPVCLDTQDVDEIVAVVRALAPSFGGINLEDISAPRCFEIERRLDEALDIPVFHDDQHGTAIVVLAALRNAATLLNRKLGDLRVAVSGAGAAGVAVTKMLVAGGVDSDRVVVCDSRGIIGRHRTELTGTKAELAASTNADGRHGDITEALRDADVLIGVSGGQIPEAAVAGMAPDGIVFALANPTPEVHPEVAARHVAVVATGRSDYPNQINNVLAFPGVFRGALDAGATRITDAMKVAAADAIAGVVAESLTADAIVPSPLDPRVAPAVAEAVAEAARRDGVARR